Proteins from a genomic interval of Caldisericota bacterium:
- a CDS encoding THUMP domain-containing protein: MAAYKYQRDSRYFIQIAEGVKEAGVEELAELGAEDIAPEFRGIHFRADKSTLYRINYLTRLASRCLAPLISFNCHDTDMLYKKAKQIQWEDFFAQGSTFAVSGIVSDSNISHSKYASLRLKDAVADYFREKTGKRPDVSIRNPDILLNLHIRHDKAEISLDTSGGALHRRGYREETVLAPMQETVAAAIIRFTEWNGSVPLYDPMCGSGTLLCEALMWYCNIPSGIFRNKFGFEFLPDFDGSIWKQVKKEADARIRELPQGLIAGSDLSEEAVDAAKINIMGINYGKNVKIEKADFRELPAIEGRVIVTNPPYGIRMWRDEDLEAFYKDFGDFLKQKCKGSTAYIYFGERRYIKKIGLKASWKKPIKAGGLDGRLVKYEMY; this comes from the coding sequence GTGGCAGCATATAAGTATCAGCGGGATTCCCGTTATTTTATTCAGATAGCTGAAGGCGTAAAAGAAGCAGGTGTAGAAGAGCTGGCCGAACTTGGTGCCGAAGACATTGCTCCGGAGTTTCGCGGAATTCATTTCAGAGCGGACAAATCAACCCTGTATCGAATTAATTATTTGACAAGGCTTGCTTCACGGTGCCTTGCGCCGTTAATATCATTTAATTGTCATGATACCGATATGTTGTACAAGAAGGCAAAACAGATACAATGGGAAGATTTTTTTGCACAAGGCAGTACATTTGCCGTATCAGGGATTGTTTCCGACAGTAATATTTCTCATTCAAAGTACGCTTCTCTCCGCCTCAAAGATGCAGTTGCTGATTATTTCAGGGAAAAGACCGGTAAGCGCCCTGATGTTTCTATAAGGAATCCTGATATCCTGCTAAATCTTCATATCAGGCATGACAAGGCAGAAATAAGCCTCGATACCTCTGGAGGCGCGCTTCACAGGAGAGGATACAGAGAGGAGACAGTATTAGCGCCCATGCAGGAAACTGTCGCGGCAGCGATTATCCGATTTACAGAATGGAACGGGTCTGTCCCTTTATATGATCCCATGTGCGGTTCGGGAACACTTTTGTGCGAAGCGCTCATGTGGTACTGCAACATTCCTTCAGGCATTTTTAGAAACAAATTCGGTTTTGAATTTCTGCCTGACTTTGACGGTTCTATCTGGAAGCAGGTTAAAAAAGAGGCTGATGCAAGAATCCGGGAGCTGCCGCAAGGTCTGATTGCAGGCAGTGATCTGTCTGAAGAAGCTGTCGATGCGGCTAAGATAAACATAATGGGGATTAATTACGGAAAGAATGTAAAAATTGAAAAGGCTGACTTCAGAGAGTTGCCTGCCATTGAGGGGCGGGTAATTGTGACAAACCCTCCTTATGGCATTCGAATGTGGAGAGATGAGGATCTTGAAGCGTTTTACAAAGATTTCGGTGATTTTCTTAAACAGAAATGCAAAGGTTCAACTGCTTATATTTACTTCGGAGAACGCAGATATATAAAAAAAATCGGCTTAAAAGCATCATGGAAAAAACCGATCAAGGCGGGCGGGCTTGACGGCAGACTAGTC